A genomic stretch from Bradyrhizobium quebecense includes:
- a CDS encoding IS30 family transposase has translation MGQCYGQLSLEERVEIYRLHADGKSQNDIASALDRATSTISRELKRNSRPTKVWKGGYEPVRAQQLAERRRRQDGRFKLARQPALRDCVGKSLAMGHSPEQIAGRLAREHGRVMISHESIYRFIYHRTAQKDYWHRLLPRHKLRRGRRRRPGGSPASFIKQRRSIDERPSEVEGRGTPGHWEADFMLFARYGQGLLVLHERQTRFSIVLHPRDRKAVLTARTIARQLGKLPQAIRKTISFDNGTEFAEHHRLHNALGVQTFFCDPHSPWQKGGVENSIGRLRRSLPRKTDLRFITAAALRRLVQRLNDTPRKCLDFKTPAEAFSKLKSIVALQT, from the coding sequence ATGGGACAATGTTATGGCCAGCTCAGCCTTGAAGAGCGCGTTGAGATTTACCGCCTGCATGCAGATGGTAAATCTCAAAACGATATTGCGTCTGCGCTTGACCGCGCGACGTCGACGATAAGTCGGGAGCTGAAGCGCAACTCGCGGCCTACCAAGGTCTGGAAGGGCGGTTACGAACCGGTCCGGGCTCAACAATTGGCCGAACGTCGGCGACGGCAGGATGGCCGCTTCAAGCTGGCGCGCCAGCCGGCCCTGCGGGACTGCGTCGGCAAAAGCCTTGCGATGGGACATTCGCCGGAGCAGATCGCTGGTCGACTGGCGCGAGAACATGGTCGCGTCATGATCAGCCACGAGTCAATCTATCGTTTCATCTATCATCGTACGGCCCAGAAGGATTACTGGCACCGCCTGCTGCCGCGCCATAAACTCAGGCGAGGGCGCCGGCGACGCCCAGGCGGCAGCCCTGCCAGCTTCATTAAACAACGGCGCTCGATCGATGAACGACCCTCCGAGGTCGAAGGCCGCGGGACGCCGGGTCATTGGGAAGCCGACTTCATGCTGTTCGCGCGATATGGCCAAGGATTGCTGGTTCTCCACGAGCGCCAAACCCGCTTCAGCATCGTGCTGCACCCACGCGATCGGAAAGCTGTCCTCACCGCTCGGACCATCGCCCGTCAACTCGGCAAGCTTCCACAGGCGATCCGTAAAACCATCAGCTTCGACAACGGAACCGAGTTCGCCGAGCATCACAGGCTTCATAACGCCCTCGGCGTCCAAACCTTCTTCTGCGATCCCCATAGTCCCTGGCAAAAAGGCGGCGTGGAAAACTCCATCGGGCGCTTACGACGCTCTCTGCCACGCAAAACTGACCTCAGGTTCATCACGGCAGCCGCCCTCAGGCGGCTCGTTCAGCGCCTCAACGATACCCCACGCAAATGCCTCGACTTCAAGACCCCCGCCGAGGCATTCTCCAAACTCAAATCAATCGTTGCACTTCAAACGTGA